One window from the genome of Megalobrama amblycephala isolate DHTTF-2021 linkage group LG4, ASM1881202v1, whole genome shotgun sequence encodes:
- the ggnbp2 gene encoding gametogenetin-binding protein 2 isoform X3, with the protein MARLVAVCRDGEEDYIFLARQIPLYIDDTLTMVMEFPDSILEFDNYQINSSQMKQFIEHHSMLKQQDLNMALMVMSREVINALSQSVPCVGCRRSVEHLFSQLTDSGYFALEPLTVGSSGVLSVTRACLTDPRKLYTLFYVHGSKLNNIIDSIPKSKKNKRCQLHSLDTHKPKPLGGSWMDVWELMSQECRDEVVLIDSTSLLETLETYLRKHRFCTDCKNKVLRAYNILVGDLDCSKEKGYCASLYEGLRCCPHERHIHVCCETDFIAHLLGRAEPEFAGGYERRERHAKTIDIAQEEVLTCLGIHLYERLHRIWQKLRAEEQTWQMLFYLGIDALRKSFEMAVERVQGISRLEQLCEELSEEERAKELKQEKKRQKRKNKRKNKCGFEQEAEGEKDKSLDEGSSESVDGGCKSCGSGEESGGSVEVIITSESSSCTCPAASILRSPKTKKGEYSCSHHCSEEKEEDAVDSCVECWANSEDNTKGKNKKKKRKNKGLLCRIEHGSKAEEGCVSDGSRRGSGSAAVHESSSPSPPLCRSKETPCSKLCCESLASFSHHVSSSRHFHSQPLLPDTCTQGNSCAKSLAELLNESEVTSDEENCLTQDEIQSFVENNKSFYRTRDQYRQHLKDRFTKYCRGEWLPTTSVS; encoded by the exons ATGGCACGTCTGGTGGCTGTCTGCAGGGACGGGGAAGAGGACTATATTTTTCTTGCACGCCAGATTCCCTTGTACATCGATGACACACTCACG ATGGTGATGGAGTTTCCTGACAGTATTCTGGAATTTGACAACTATCAGATCAACAGTTCACAAATGAAGCAGTTTATTGAG CATCACAGTATGCTAAAGCAGCAGGACCTGAACATGGCATTGATGGTGATGTCACGTGAGGTCATCAACGCTCTGTCTCAGTCGGTGCCGTGCGTGGGCTGCCGGCGCAGTGTGGAGCACCTGTTCTCTCAGCTCACGGACTCCGGATACTTCGCGTTGGAACCGCTCACTGTGGGATCCTCTGGAGTGCTGTCAGTCACACGGGCGTGTCTCACTGACCCCAGGAAACTCTACACGCTCTTTTATGTTCATGG GTCAAAGTTAAACAACATAATTGATTCCATCCCCAAGAGTAAAAAGAACAAACGCTGTCAGCTGCACTCTTTAGACACACACAAACCGAAGCCTTTAgg GGGCAGCTGGATGGACGTGTGGGAGCTGATGTCACAGGAGTGTCGTGATGAGGTGGTTTTGATTGACAGCACCTCTCTATTAGAGACTCTGGAGACGTACCTGCGCAAACACCG GTTCTGTACTGACTGTAAGAACAAGGTTCTGAGAGCATATAACATCCTGGTAGGGGACCTGGACTGCAGTAAAGAGAAAGGCTACTGTGCGTCTCTGTACGAGGGTTTGCGCTGCTGCCCACACGAGCGCCACATTCACGTCTGCTGCGAGACCGACTTCATCGCTCACTTACTGGGCCGAGCAGAGCCAGAATTCGCGGGGGGTTATGA GCGTCGAGAGAGACACGCAAAGACCATAGATATCGCACAGGAGGAGGTGTTGACGTGTCTAGGAATCCACCTGTACGAGCGGCTGCACAGAATCTGGCAGAAGCTGCGAGCAGAGGAGCAGACATGGCAGATGCTTTTCTATTTGGGCATTGATGCACTGCGCAAAAGCTTTGAG ATGGCGGTGGAGAGGGTTCAGGGCATCAGCCGGCTGGAGCAGCTCTGTGAGGAACTCTCAGAAGAGGAGAGAGCCAAAGAACTCAAACAGGAGAAGAAGAGGCAAAAACGCAAGAACAAACGTAAAAACAAGTGTGGTTTTGAACAAGAGGCTGAGGGGGAAAAAGATAAAAGTCTTGATGAG GGTTCGTCTGAGTCTGTGGACGGCGGCTGTAAGTCGTGTGGCAGTGGAGAGGAGTCTGGCGGCAGCGTGGAGGTCATCATCACCAGCGAGAGTTCCTCCTGCACCTGCCCCGCAGCCTCCATCCTGCGTTCCCCCAAAACCAAGAAAG GTGAATACTCATGTAGTCACCACTGCTCGGAGGAGAAGGAAGAGGATGCTGTGGACAGCTGCGTGGAGTGCTGGGCCAACTCAGAAGACAACACAAAGggcaaaaataaaaagaagaaaagaaaaaacaaggGGTTGCTTTGCAGGATCGAACAT GGGTCTAAAGCAGAGGAGGGCTGCGTATCGGACGGCAGTCGGAGAGGATCTGGATCTGCTGCCGTTCACGAGTCTTCCTCCCCTTCACCGCCTCTGTGCAGAAGCAAAGAAACTCCATGCTCTAAGTTGTGCTGTGAATCCTTAGCGAGCTTCAGCCATCATGTGAGCAGCAGCAGGCATTTCCACAGTCAGCCTCTCTTGCCAGACACGTGCACACAGGGTAACAGCTGCGCCAAGAGCCTCGCGGAGCTACTG AATGAATCTGAAGTGACCTCAGATGAAGAGAACTGTCTGACACAGGACGAGATCCAGTCGTTCGTGGAGAACAACAAGTCCTTCTACCGCACACGAGACCAGTACAGACAGCACCTTAAAGATCGCTTTACCAAATACTGCCGCGGAGAGTGGCTGCCCACCACCAGCGTCAGCTAG
- the ggnbp2 gene encoding gametogenetin-binding protein 2 isoform X2 yields the protein MARLVAVCRDGEEDYIFLARQIPLYIDDTLTMVMEFPDSILEFDNYQINSSQMKQFIEHHSMLKQQDLNMALMVMSREVINALSQSVPCVGCRRSVEHLFSQLTDSGYFALEPLTVGSSGVLSVTRACLTDPRKLYTLFYVHGSKLNNIIDSIPKSKKNKRCQLHSLDTHKPKPLGGSWMDVWELMSQECRDEVVLIDSTSLLETLETYLRKHRFCTDCKNKVLRAYNILVGDLDCSKEKGYCASLYEGLRCCPHERHIHVCCETDFIAHLLGRAEPEFAGGYERRERHAKTIDIAQEEVLTCLGIHLYERLHRIWQKLRAEEQTWQMLFYLGIDALRKSFEMAVERVQGISRLEQLCEELSEEERAKELKQEKKRQKRKNKRKNKCGFEQEAEGEKDKSLDEGSSESVDGGCKSCGSGEESGGSVEVIITSESSSCTCPAASILRSPKTKKVLPHSNGSDCGYCSSMEGSETGSREGSDVACTEGMCNHDETGEYSCSHHCSEEKEEDAVDSCVECWANSEDNTKGKNKKKKRKNKGLLCRIEHGSKAEEGCVSDGSRRGSGSAAVHESSSPSPPLCRSKETPCSKLCCESLASFSHHVSSSRHFHSQPLLPDTCTQGNSCAKSLAELLNESEVTSDEENCLTQDEIQSFVENNKSFYRTRDQYRQHLKDRFTKYCRGEWLPTTSVS from the exons ATGGCACGTCTGGTGGCTGTCTGCAGGGACGGGGAAGAGGACTATATTTTTCTTGCACGCCAGATTCCCTTGTACATCGATGACACACTCACG ATGGTGATGGAGTTTCCTGACAGTATTCTGGAATTTGACAACTATCAGATCAACAGTTCACAAATGAAGCAGTTTATTGAG CATCACAGTATGCTAAAGCAGCAGGACCTGAACATGGCATTGATGGTGATGTCACGTGAGGTCATCAACGCTCTGTCTCAGTCGGTGCCGTGCGTGGGCTGCCGGCGCAGTGTGGAGCACCTGTTCTCTCAGCTCACGGACTCCGGATACTTCGCGTTGGAACCGCTCACTGTGGGATCCTCTGGAGTGCTGTCAGTCACACGGGCGTGTCTCACTGACCCCAGGAAACTCTACACGCTCTTTTATGTTCATGG GTCAAAGTTAAACAACATAATTGATTCCATCCCCAAGAGTAAAAAGAACAAACGCTGTCAGCTGCACTCTTTAGACACACACAAACCGAAGCCTTTAgg GGGCAGCTGGATGGACGTGTGGGAGCTGATGTCACAGGAGTGTCGTGATGAGGTGGTTTTGATTGACAGCACCTCTCTATTAGAGACTCTGGAGACGTACCTGCGCAAACACCG GTTCTGTACTGACTGTAAGAACAAGGTTCTGAGAGCATATAACATCCTGGTAGGGGACCTGGACTGCAGTAAAGAGAAAGGCTACTGTGCGTCTCTGTACGAGGGTTTGCGCTGCTGCCCACACGAGCGCCACATTCACGTCTGCTGCGAGACCGACTTCATCGCTCACTTACTGGGCCGAGCAGAGCCAGAATTCGCGGGGGGTTATGA GCGTCGAGAGAGACACGCAAAGACCATAGATATCGCACAGGAGGAGGTGTTGACGTGTCTAGGAATCCACCTGTACGAGCGGCTGCACAGAATCTGGCAGAAGCTGCGAGCAGAGGAGCAGACATGGCAGATGCTTTTCTATTTGGGCATTGATGCACTGCGCAAAAGCTTTGAG ATGGCGGTGGAGAGGGTTCAGGGCATCAGCCGGCTGGAGCAGCTCTGTGAGGAACTCTCAGAAGAGGAGAGAGCCAAAGAACTCAAACAGGAGAAGAAGAGGCAAAAACGCAAGAACAAACGTAAAAACAAGTGTGGTTTTGAACAAGAGGCTGAGGGGGAAAAAGATAAAAGTCTTGATGAG GGTTCGTCTGAGTCTGTGGACGGCGGCTGTAAGTCGTGTGGCAGTGGAGAGGAGTCTGGCGGCAGCGTGGAGGTCATCATCACCAGCGAGAGTTCCTCCTGCACCTGCCCCGCAGCCTCCATCCTGCGTTCCCCCAAAACCAAGAAAG TGTTGCCTCACAGTAATGGCAGTGACTGTGGTTACTGCTCCAGTATGGAGGGCAGTGAGACGGGCTCTAGAGAGGGCTCAGATGTGGCCTGCACCGAGGGCATGTGTAACCATGACGAAACGG GTGAATACTCATGTAGTCACCACTGCTCGGAGGAGAAGGAAGAGGATGCTGTGGACAGCTGCGTGGAGTGCTGGGCCAACTCAGAAGACAACACAAAGggcaaaaataaaaagaagaaaagaaaaaacaaggGGTTGCTTTGCAGGATCGAACAT GGGTCTAAAGCAGAGGAGGGCTGCGTATCGGACGGCAGTCGGAGAGGATCTGGATCTGCTGCCGTTCACGAGTCTTCCTCCCCTTCACCGCCTCTGTGCAGAAGCAAAGAAACTCCATGCTCTAAGTTGTGCTGTGAATCCTTAGCGAGCTTCAGCCATCATGTGAGCAGCAGCAGGCATTTCCACAGTCAGCCTCTCTTGCCAGACACGTGCACACAGGGTAACAGCTGCGCCAAGAGCCTCGCGGAGCTACTG AATGAATCTGAAGTGACCTCAGATGAAGAGAACTGTCTGACACAGGACGAGATCCAGTCGTTCGTGGAGAACAACAAGTCCTTCTACCGCACACGAGACCAGTACAGACAGCACCTTAAAGATCGCTTTACCAAATACTGCCGCGGAGAGTGGCTGCCCACCACCAGCGTCAGCTAG
- the pigw gene encoding phosphatidylinositol-glycan biosynthesis class W protein, with the protein MASPDEKVAFVSNLNGTTLTEVSLGSFLAPLCFLSRGLFLIVFHLGKGVLPFSWAAHLLLDFTALIMPLVLSCTALSDILHFVIMGIAAVDFAVLYLVYKNRKQGSLSSSIDRFVQGRVESNQVPFVTVFRVLVNVKTAISILAVDFSVFPRRYAKTETYGTGVMDFGVGAYVMANALVCPEARGKDVRGSKISHVLKQFISVWPLVLLGFVRLASVKSSGYHEHVTEYGVHWNFFFTLAIVRVVASALLALFPVKSSWILALLIGGTYQVILEMTGLKSFLIHNNERAGFLQENKEGIFSVVGYIAIYMAGVQAGHYLMQSRTLVRDWIRVIRNLLLTSFGLFFALYLCQRCIEPVSRRMANLSFCVWTVAQATFFLTCISFADLVLLFSKVVSNFSLVSASWYPYQNKKSEKMRNNMDALCLVQSVNRNQLLYFLLANIMTGLTNVFVDTLNSSDVLGRECFALVYVREQLGHIHFAYQ; encoded by the coding sequence ATGGCATCACCAGACGAGAAAGTTGCATTTGTCAGCAATCTCAATGGAACCACCCTGACGGAGGTTTCTCTGGGATCCTTCTTAGCCCCGCTGTGCTTTCTCAGCCGAGGACTCTTCCTGATAGTGTTCCACCTGGGAAAAGGGGTCCTTCCGTTCTCCTGGGCAGCCCATCTCCTGTTGGACTTCACAGCACTCATAATGCCTTTGGTCCTGTCGTGCACCGCTCTGAGCGACATCCTTCACTTTGTCATCATGGGCATAGCCGCAGTTGACTTTGCCGTCCTGTACCTCGTGTACAAGAACAGAAAGCAAGGTTCCCTCTCCAGTTCGATTGACAGGTTTGTGCAAGGCAGAGTAGAATCCAACCAGGTCCCGTTTGTAACTGTGTTCCGAGTTCTGGTCAATGTGAAGACCGCCATAAGCATTCTGGCTGTTGATTTTAGCGTGTTCCCAAGACGTTACGCCAAAACGGAGACGTATGGAACAGGGGTGATGGATTTCGGCGTCGGAGCATATGTGATGGCCAATGCGTTGGTGTGTCCTGAGGCAAGAGGAAAGGACGTACGAGGGTCGAAGATCAGTCATGtgttaaaacagtttatttCCGTCTGGCCTTTGGTCCTGTTAGGGTTTGTGAGACTTGCGAGCGTCAAGTCATCCGGCTACCATGAACATGTGACGGAGTATGGGGTTCACTGGAACTTCTTTTTCACGTTAGCCATCGTCAGAGTGGTGGCGTCCGCACTTCTGGCTCTCTTTCCTGTCAAATCCTCATGGATTCTTGCTCTGCTCATTGGTGGTACTTACCAGGTTATCTTGGAGATGACAGGTCTGAAGTCCTTCCTCATCCACAATAATGAGCGCGCAGGATTTCTGCAGGAAAACAAAGAGGGTATCTTCTCAGTTGTGGGATATATTGCCATCTATATGGCTGGGGTTCAGGCTGGACACTACCTCATGCAGAGCAGAACTTTAGTTCGAGACTGGATCAGAGTGATCCGTAACCTTCTGTTGACCAGCTTTGGGCTGTTCTTCGCTTTATACTTGTGCCAGAGATGCATCGAGCCAGTCTCACGCAGAATGGCCAACCTTTCTTTCTGTGTTTGGACTGTAGCGCAGGCCACGTTCTTTCTCACTTGCATAAGCTTTGCTGATTTAGTGTTACTTTTTTCTAAAGTTGTCTCTAATTTTTCACTTGTGTCTGCATCGTGGTATCCGTATCAAAATAAGAAGTCGgagaaaatgagaaataatatGGATGCGTTGTGCCTCGTGCAGTCTGTTAACCGGAACCAGTTGTTATATTTCCTGCTGGCGAATATCATGACTGGTTTGACCAATGTGTTCGTGGACACTCTGAACAGCAGTGATGTTTTAGGCCGTGAGTGTTTTGCTCTTGTATATGTTCGTGAACAGCTTGGTCATATTCATTTTGCATATCAATAA
- the ggnbp2 gene encoding gametogenetin-binding protein 2 isoform X1, which yields MARLVAVCRDGEEDYIFLARQIPLYIDDTLTMVMEFPDSILEFDNYQINSSQMKQFIEHHSMLKQQDLNMALMVMSREVINALSQSVPCVGCRRSVEHLFSQLTDSGYFALEPLTVGSSGVLSVTRACLTDPRKLYTLFYVHGSKLNNIIDSIPKSKKNKRCQLHSLDTHKPKPLGGSWMDVWELMSQECRDEVVLIDSTSLLETLETYLRKHRFCTDCKNKVLRAYNILVGDLDCSKEKGYCASLYEGLRCCPHERHIHVCCETDFIAHLLGRAEPEFAGGYERRERHAKTIDIAQEEVLTCLGIHLYERLHRIWQKLRAEEQTWQMLFYLGIDALRKSFEMAVERVQGISRLEQLCEELSEEERAKELKQEKKRQKRKNKRKNKCGFEQEAEGEKDKSLDEGSSESVDGGCKSCGSGEESGGSVEVIITSESSSCTCPAASILRSPKTKKVVLPHSNGSDCGYCSSMEGSETGSREGSDVACTEGMCNHDETGEYSCSHHCSEEKEEDAVDSCVECWANSEDNTKGKNKKKKRKNKGLLCRIEHGSKAEEGCVSDGSRRGSGSAAVHESSSPSPPLCRSKETPCSKLCCESLASFSHHVSSSRHFHSQPLLPDTCTQGNSCAKSLAELLNESEVTSDEENCLTQDEIQSFVENNKSFYRTRDQYRQHLKDRFTKYCRGEWLPTTSVS from the exons ATGGCACGTCTGGTGGCTGTCTGCAGGGACGGGGAAGAGGACTATATTTTTCTTGCACGCCAGATTCCCTTGTACATCGATGACACACTCACG ATGGTGATGGAGTTTCCTGACAGTATTCTGGAATTTGACAACTATCAGATCAACAGTTCACAAATGAAGCAGTTTATTGAG CATCACAGTATGCTAAAGCAGCAGGACCTGAACATGGCATTGATGGTGATGTCACGTGAGGTCATCAACGCTCTGTCTCAGTCGGTGCCGTGCGTGGGCTGCCGGCGCAGTGTGGAGCACCTGTTCTCTCAGCTCACGGACTCCGGATACTTCGCGTTGGAACCGCTCACTGTGGGATCCTCTGGAGTGCTGTCAGTCACACGGGCGTGTCTCACTGACCCCAGGAAACTCTACACGCTCTTTTATGTTCATGG GTCAAAGTTAAACAACATAATTGATTCCATCCCCAAGAGTAAAAAGAACAAACGCTGTCAGCTGCACTCTTTAGACACACACAAACCGAAGCCTTTAgg GGGCAGCTGGATGGACGTGTGGGAGCTGATGTCACAGGAGTGTCGTGATGAGGTGGTTTTGATTGACAGCACCTCTCTATTAGAGACTCTGGAGACGTACCTGCGCAAACACCG GTTCTGTACTGACTGTAAGAACAAGGTTCTGAGAGCATATAACATCCTGGTAGGGGACCTGGACTGCAGTAAAGAGAAAGGCTACTGTGCGTCTCTGTACGAGGGTTTGCGCTGCTGCCCACACGAGCGCCACATTCACGTCTGCTGCGAGACCGACTTCATCGCTCACTTACTGGGCCGAGCAGAGCCAGAATTCGCGGGGGGTTATGA GCGTCGAGAGAGACACGCAAAGACCATAGATATCGCACAGGAGGAGGTGTTGACGTGTCTAGGAATCCACCTGTACGAGCGGCTGCACAGAATCTGGCAGAAGCTGCGAGCAGAGGAGCAGACATGGCAGATGCTTTTCTATTTGGGCATTGATGCACTGCGCAAAAGCTTTGAG ATGGCGGTGGAGAGGGTTCAGGGCATCAGCCGGCTGGAGCAGCTCTGTGAGGAACTCTCAGAAGAGGAGAGAGCCAAAGAACTCAAACAGGAGAAGAAGAGGCAAAAACGCAAGAACAAACGTAAAAACAAGTGTGGTTTTGAACAAGAGGCTGAGGGGGAAAAAGATAAAAGTCTTGATGAG GGTTCGTCTGAGTCTGTGGACGGCGGCTGTAAGTCGTGTGGCAGTGGAGAGGAGTCTGGCGGCAGCGTGGAGGTCATCATCACCAGCGAGAGTTCCTCCTGCACCTGCCCCGCAGCCTCCATCCTGCGTTCCCCCAAAACCAAGAAAG TAGTGTTGCCTCACAGTAATGGCAGTGACTGTGGTTACTGCTCCAGTATGGAGGGCAGTGAGACGGGCTCTAGAGAGGGCTCAGATGTGGCCTGCACCGAGGGCATGTGTAACCATGACGAAACGG GTGAATACTCATGTAGTCACCACTGCTCGGAGGAGAAGGAAGAGGATGCTGTGGACAGCTGCGTGGAGTGCTGGGCCAACTCAGAAGACAACACAAAGggcaaaaataaaaagaagaaaagaaaaaacaaggGGTTGCTTTGCAGGATCGAACAT GGGTCTAAAGCAGAGGAGGGCTGCGTATCGGACGGCAGTCGGAGAGGATCTGGATCTGCTGCCGTTCACGAGTCTTCCTCCCCTTCACCGCCTCTGTGCAGAAGCAAAGAAACTCCATGCTCTAAGTTGTGCTGTGAATCCTTAGCGAGCTTCAGCCATCATGTGAGCAGCAGCAGGCATTTCCACAGTCAGCCTCTCTTGCCAGACACGTGCACACAGGGTAACAGCTGCGCCAAGAGCCTCGCGGAGCTACTG AATGAATCTGAAGTGACCTCAGATGAAGAGAACTGTCTGACACAGGACGAGATCCAGTCGTTCGTGGAGAACAACAAGTCCTTCTACCGCACACGAGACCAGTACAGACAGCACCTTAAAGATCGCTTTACCAAATACTGCCGCGGAGAGTGGCTGCCCACCACCAGCGTCAGCTAG